From a region of the Helicoverpa armigera isolate CAAS_96S chromosome 14, ASM3070526v1, whole genome shotgun sequence genome:
- the LOC110375352 gene encoding soluble guanylate cyclase 89Db, protein MYGWLLESVQYFIVEECGEEIWETILRESGARCTVFSATQQYPDALMLRLASALARLISKDPNSPAPSIPSSPAPKKSSIKVKPGWRSASVHADNRSQSYRCPFTATNALKSVTKKEIDAYNSSEEIRSSVAASTGKINEARITEEAEIVAREFHRRSLGIKFENHKVKESIEEPIPETSNVEDQQPVVKEIETAASEPASPESDGAKKPSILKPARKTSCTVALDVYKRRGSLIPSRPRMNSLGLVSVDKLNHLREKFGTPEKVMHFFGRCFVKFFSNYGYDTMIRATGRYFCTFLQSVDNIHQRMRFTFPRMRSPSMQLTRAHRHGAELVYSSGRTGFTHYLMGQLYEIAEDIFSLKLKVSVVKESMEGTYYVAVLRLEFDNSDYVQSLMLRKSLPCPLPAVPASLLLQLFPFGVLLDRKMKILKAGERLVATWGGPLNRILKSSISEILRLRKPKVSLTWDKVVCMQTMIFDLELLRYRSRGCPEVRRGSQGARSILLRGPIYLLEEIDALIFLCSPIFNDLEELAQAGLSLADMNGHGLSKEMLLQGWQHLSRLELLFEKAESRSISLEKSCRLLDQWKKRGDQLLYTMIPKGIADHLRAGKDPMAACQAFENVTIIFCAVQLAEAGTRADVMQTVAYMNDVYSRIDRLLDTHRVYKVETVGTVYMLVSGAPERRRTHAASAASAALAISRAIPALTIGIHTGPVVAGVLGLRLPRYCLVGDTVNTASRMQTSSEPGRVQVSAVTANQLPAGRFRLRPRGLIKVKGKGTMETFWLEGEIEEEEQNDALQLFSVLYGENDN, encoded by the exons ATGTATGGGTGGCTGTTGGAAAGCGTGCAATACTTCATAGTG gaaGAATGCGGAGAAGAAATATGGGAGACGATTCTGCGGGAGTCGGGTGCAAGGTGTACTGTCTTCAGTGCAACCCAG CAATATCCCGATGCCTTGATGTTGAGGCTCGCGAGCGCCCTCGCTCGTCTGATCTCGAAAGACCCAAACAGCCCTGCACCATCCATTCCAAGCAGTCCAGCTCCCAAGAAATCGTCAATAAAAGTTAAACCAGGATGGCGAAGTGCTTCGGTCCACGCAGACAACAGATCACAAAGCTACAGATGTCCTTTCACTGCAACAAATGCACTCAAAAGCGTCACCAAAAAGGAAATTGATGCTTACAATTCTTCCGAAGAGATACGTTCGTCTGTAGCAGCGTCTACAGGAAAGATTAATGAGGCCAGAATCACTGAAGAAGCTGAAATTGTCGCCCGAGAGTTCCACAGGAGGAGTTTAGGTATCAAATTCGAAAATCATAAGGTTAAGGAGTCAATTGAGGAGCCTATTCCTGAAACCAGTAACGTGGAAGACCAACAGCCTGTTGTAAAAGAAATTGAGACAGCAGCTTCGGAACCAGCTTCACCAGAGAGCGACGGAGCTAAAAAGCCTTCGATTCTAAAACCAGCACGTAAAACAAGTTGTACGGTAGCTTTGGACGTGTACAAAAGACGCGGGTCCCTCATCCCTTCGAGACCACGGATGAACAGCCTTGGCCTCGTCAGCGTTGACAAGCTGAACCACTTGAGGGAGAAATTTGGAACTCCTGAGAAAGTGATGCATTTCTTCGGCAGATGTTTCGTCAAGTTCTTCAGTAATTATGG GTACGACACGATGATCCGAGCAACCGGCCGCTACTTCTGCACGTTCCTGCAGTCGGTAGACAACATCCACCAGCGAATGCGCTTCACGTTCCCGCGCATGCGCTCTCCCAGCATGCAGCTCACTCGTGCGCATAGACACGGCGCTGAACTTGTGTATAGCAGCGGCAGAACTGGCTTCACGCATTATCTTATGG GTCAGCTGTATGAGATAGCAGAGGACATATTCTCGCTGAAGCTGAAGGTGTCTGTGGTGAAGGAAAGCATGGAAGGCACCTACTACGTGGCTGTTCTGAGGCTGGAGTTCGATAATAGCGATTAT GTCCAATCACTAATGCTCCGCAAAAGTCTGCCGTGTCCTCTACCAGCGGTACCGGCGTCCTTGCTACTGCAACTGTTCCCGTTCGGAGTTCTGCTGGACAGGAAGATGAAGATCCTCAAGGCGGGAGAGCGA TTGGTAGCCACTTGGGGAGGACCTCTCAACCGCATACTAAAATCATCTATCAGCGAAATATTACGCCTGAGGAAACCGAAAGTATCTCTTACATGGGACAAG GTGGTATGCATGCAGACAATGATCTTTGACCTGGAGTTGCTTCGGTACCGCAGTCGTGGCTGTCCCGAAGTGCGAAGAGGCTCACAAGGAGCTCGCTCCATCCTACTGCGAGGACCTATTTATCTGCTGGAGGAAATTGATGCTCTCATCTTCCTGTGTAGTCCAAT ATTCAATGACCTGGAGGAACTTGCCCAGGCCGGGCTATCTCTCGCAGACATGAACGGTCACGGACTCTCCAAAGAAATGCTCCTGCAAGGCTGGCAGCATCTCTCCCGGCTAGAACTACTCTTCGAGAAGGCTGAAAGCCGGAGTATTTCTTTGGAGAAGTCCTGCAGACTTCTGGATCAGTGGAAGAAGAGAGGAGATCAACTGCTGTATACTATGATACCTAAAGGCATTGCTGATCACTTGAGAGCGGGGAAGGATCCTATGGCTGCATGTCAG GCATTTGAAAACGTGACGATCATTTTCTGCGCTGTACAACTAGCAGAGGCAGGCACCCGTGCTGATGTGATGCAGACCGTTGCATACATGAATGACGTTTACTCAAGGATCGATAGGCTTCTTGATACACATCGCGTTTACAAG GTGGAGACAGTGGGCACGGTGTACATGTTGGTGTCGGGCGCGCCGGAGCGGCGACGCACGCACGCGGCGTCGGCGGCTAGTGCTGCTCTCGCCATCTCGCGGGCCATTCCTGCACTCACTATAG GCATCCACACTGGCCCAGTTGTAGCCGGCGTGCTGGGACTACGCCTGCCTCGCTACTGCCTCGTAGGGGATACGGTCAACACAGCCAGCAGGATGCAGACTTCTTCTGAA CCTGGTCGAGTTCAAGTGTCAGCAGTGACAGCGAATCAACTGCCAGCAGGCAGGTTCAGGCTCCGACCGAGAGGCCTCATCAAAGTCAAG GGAAAAGGCACTATGGAAACGTTCTGGCTGGAAGGTGAGATCGAGGAAGAGGAACAAAATGACGCATTACAGCTGTTTTCAGTATTGTACGGAGAAAATGACAATTGA
- the LOC110375346 gene encoding microvitellogenin, which produces MYSITNWKNAKKPNYNTNVDKLFPYSEVPYLGEYNLVKIPVSLNNLIQHVDYWGEGRIVSEDGITGFTNCYNVHHQYHVVSGGADRDSKIPNRIPVASCSECDTSAYIRDNSVITVTVTDASRINTSCAKDIARIVNNDLGKVVVYGSQSNSSEILTLALELERKGLYACPQVDLPEDLQGLKFDSHVAFLNKLEANSSLYKNIINSNYEGAISMTQMLANMENGQIIDQVVTKLINDAPRTAMSYAYKLWNGGARDLVRKHFRKSFAYILNEDPVTIANLKFHQPLKLDMDTDSYGDRLVWGDNACDLSSERVSWKLIPVWDNDGVTFKLYNIDCNMYLKLDVNVDNIGDRKAWGSNNSDELRHRYYLEPGFKNGSLVFHIVNCEYKQGLKMAVAVDEIGDRGLWGHGGSSIDDSRLCWLIKPFSDPSVDESDLLFRL; this is translated from the coding sequence ATGTATTCCATTACCAACTGGAAGAATGCAAAGAAACCAAACTACAACACAAACGTGGATAAATTATTCCCGTACTCCGAGGTTCCTTACCTAGGAGAGTACAACTTGGTGAAAATACCAGTTTCCCTCAACAACCTGATTCAACATGTGGATTACTGGGGCGAGGGTAGAATTGTTTCCGAGGACGGTATCACTGGGTTTACGAACTGCTACAACGTCCATCATCAGTACCACGTGGTGAGCGGTGGCGCCGACCGGGACAGTAAGATACCGAACAGGATTCCCGTCGCCAGCTGCTCCGAGTGCGACACCAGCGCCTACATCAGAGACAACTCCGTCATCACCGTCACCGTCACGGACGCGTCACGCATCAACACCAGCTGTGCCAAGGATATCGCACGCATTGTCAACAATGATCTTGGCAAAGTAGTTGTGTATGGAAGTCAATCCAATTCAAGTGAGATACTAACTCTCGCTTTAGAATTAGAAAGAAAAGGACTTTACGCTTGTCCACAGGTCGATCTCCCCGAAGATCTTCAGGGCCTAAAGTTTGATAGCCATGTGGCTTTCCTAAATAAATTGGAAGCAAATAgtagtttatataaaaacatcATCAATTCTAACTATGAAGGTGCCATCTCAATGACTCAGATGTTAGCCAACATGGAAAATGGACAGATCATTGATCAAGTAGTCACGAAGCTTATCAATGATGCTCCACGAACTGCCATGTCATACGCGTACAAGTTGTGGAACGGTGGAGCTCGCGATCTAGTTCGTAAACATTTCAGAAAATCATTTGCGTACATTCTTAATGAAGACCCTGTGACTATAGCCAACTTGAAATTTCACCAACCCTTGAAACTTGATATGGACACCGACTCCTACGGCGATAGACTAGTTTGGGGTGACAACGCCTGCGACTTATCCAGTGAGAGAGTGAGCTGGAAACTCATTCCTGTTTGGGACAACGACGGTGTCACCTTCAAGCTGTACAACATTGACTGCAACATGTATCTCAAATTGGACGTGAACGTGGACAATATAGGAGATAGGAAAGCCTGGGGCTCGAACAATTCCGACGAACTCAGACATAGATATTACTTAGAACCTGGATTTAAAAATGGTTCCCTCGTATTCCATATTGTAAACTGTGAATATAAACAAGGACTGAAAATGGCTGTGGCCGTGGATGAAATTGGAGACAGAGGCCTGTGGGGCCACGGTGGCAGCAGTATTGATGATAGCCGCTTGTGCTGGCTTATCAAACCATTTTCTGATCCTTCTGTTGATGAATCTGATTTATTATTTCGTCTTTAA